The following DNA comes from Salvelinus sp. IW2-2015 linkage group LG1, ASM291031v2, whole genome shotgun sequence.
cctgcccgctcgaccccattccctccagaccatctctggagactttctcccattccttACCTCCCTCAACTTATCCCTGCCCACAGGCTTCGTCCRctctgacttcaaaatggcctgagtcgctcccctcctcaagaaaccaacacacGACCCCTCTGACATCACACTACAGACCGGTATCCTTTTATTTCCAAGACACTTGAGCGTGcggtctctgaccaactctcttgcTATCGCTCTCAGAACTATCTTCTTGACCccaaccagtcaggcttcaagaccggtcactcaaccgagactgctctcctGTGACACAGAGGCTGACTATCTCCTTTTATCCTCCTAGATCTATAcgctgcctttgacaccgtgaaccatcagatcctcatCTCCACACTTSGACTGCATTTTACCTGGCAGGTCTCTcgtaccaggtgacgtggagaggatctgtgtctgcaccacgtactcactactggtgtcccctagGGTTTGGTTCTAGGTCCCCTAGTCTCTTTATACACCAAGTTAtttggctccgtcatatcctcacacggtctctatcattgctatgcagatgacataGCAAAGACACCCAGGTGGCAACAGAGcatgaccctacctcacacaggaagcggcactTGTATTCTCCCATCTGGGCTTCCTGCTTGTTCCATCAAAACCCTGCAACTTACCAGAATGCCGCAGCCCGcatggtgttcaaccttcccaagttctcccatgtcaccccgctcctcgtacactccactggcttccagtcaaagctcgtATCCACTACAaggtacttgcctacggagcagcaagaggaactgtcaCTCTTTACCTTCAGGCTCAATCAATTATCAATCTAATTTATTATAAAGCCCTTCYtacatcagctgatgtcacaaagtgctgtacagaaaccYAGCCTAAAACCCCAAACARcaagcaatgcaggtgtagaagtacaCCGTGAAGCACACTATTCTGataccctacaccccaacccaagtactccgttctgccacctctggtctcttggccctcccacccctacgggagggcagctccagctcagtcaaagcttttctctgtcctggcaccccaaggTGGAACCACCTGGGCACTGACTTTACagatagtaagtacatttttcctcaaagtagctatGACTGAAATGTGGTTggcccacctagctatcttaagatgaatgcactaactaagtcgctctggataagagcctctgctaaattacaaatgtataaaacgaTGAGTACATTTGGAATTGATCAAAAACATGTTTACTAaaggtgtttctattccaagctTACCCATTCCCTTCATGGTAGACTTACCTTTGTTTAGGCTCAACTGAGTTTAGGCTGGAAAGGGCAAAGATAMCAATGCTTCAAACACTGAAAAATGTATCTGATGGTGTGTCAATCAGTAACCTTATCGACCCATAACATTACTCTAGATAACTTGATTAATTAGTAATAACAGGACAGATTCATTTTCTTGTGGTTGTTATTCTCATTAAATGTGtgcaaaataagttacacaagCAAAACCCATAATCATAAATAACGGAAGCTATCTGAAATGTCATAAACCCCTTGCAATGTCATGACAGTCAAATTTGTCAAACTATGAATATCACCCTGACATTTTTACAGTTTGTCGTTATTTTTGGTATCTGTTTGAAGAAGTCCYTTTGGCACACAAACCTTTAACAAGTTCAGAGGTCACCTCAGAGGACTACCTGCAACGCTGCCACAGAGCAGGGTTTGTGTGGTGAAGGCATCCTATCATCATKAACCTTTTCTCTGCCCATGGCATATGGGCATTAGGGATCACCCACCTAAATGTCTCCCCTCAAGTCATTCAGCAGAGGGATGGTATGTAGAATTCCMTCTTTAGTTCCATGGGAGGGTCCTAGAGAGTGTGCTGCATCAGTGAGGTATGGTGGTGATCCTCATACTCTGGCTGGCGATAGGGTATGACACCATGGGGCTGGTGGCATGGCTTATAGTGATGCCAGGCAGAGGCTGTGCCATGGATACAGCCACCGGCGCCACTGAAACAGTGACAGGTGCCATGGAGACGGGAGGCACCATGCCCTGGGCGATGGTCTGAACCAGGGCGGCTGAGAGCGGGGTGATCTCGGGGTTGAGGTGGGGCAGGGGAGCGCTGGATGGGGCAGCATTAGATGGGGGCACTGTAACGGCACCGGTGGGGGCCACTAGGTCCTGCTGTGTGAGGGTGACGGTACGAGGCTGCAGCCCGGCGCTGCTCAGGGTGGTATGGGTCTGGGCGATGCTGTGGTTGTAGGAACTGACCGAGCCCACGGGGGACGCCATGGTCTGCTCAGAGGGGGCTGGGGTGGAGGACAGGGTCATCACCGACACCTTGGTCTGGCTCCGGAACTGGGCATTCTGCTCCAGCAGCACCTCGTTGGTGGCCATGAGGTTTGACACCTGAAGAAAAGATTAACAAGRTATTTGAGGAGTGATCTTAAAAGGTTAATAGATACATTGTATTGTTATGTGTGGTTGTTGATTATGTGTGGAGGGATGTTCATCATCACCCGTCTGCTAGACTGACCTGTTTCTTCAATTCATCCACTCTCCTYCTCAGCAGGGTGTTTTCCTCCTCCAGAAACCTGTACTCCAGGGGCCGGGGTGAGAGGGCCGCCTGCACCCCCAGCTCATAGTGCCCCCCTCCGTTCCCGTCCAGCCGGAGACCCTCCAGCCTGCGTCTCTTCAGCTGCAGCATTGTGTGGTCCACAGGGGCTTCCAGGGGCGATGTCTCATACAGACCGCTCTCAAACAGGGGGTCGTACGCCGAGCAGGGGCCCCTGTCAAAACGATGAGGTCCTGAGGCCCCCATGGAGATGCAACCCCCAATCCCACTTACCCCTACTCCTCCCACCCCTAAGATACCCGGGTCTCTGCAACCCCCAAGGCTGGGGCAGCCCATCCCCATCATGTTgcccccacctccaccccccaccagtccAGCCATGCCTCCACAGGCACCCACCCCAACCCCTCCGCCTGTGTTCACCATCCCACTGGCCCCTGGCCCCAACACGCTCCCCACACCCACTCTTGCYGGCTCGTACTCGTTGTCTTTCTTGACGTGGCGGAACTTACACTTGTTGCCCCGCTGGCACTCACCCTTCAGAAAGTCCCTGCAGATGGGGACCTCCCCTCGGCTGTGGGGGAGGTCCATGGGGGACAGGCCCAGTCCTGCAGCTACTTTCCCCCTCAAYCTGAGGGGYAGCTCCCCTGACTTCTTATAGTAGTCCTCATCCTCCTTGGAGCCGTGGACGAAGCGGCAGTTGGAGCGGACACACTCCTTGTTCTGGTAGTCGTGGCAGAATACAAACTCGTTCTTCTGCACCCCGAGGTCTGGCACCTCGTTGAAGTCGGGGTGTTTGAAGCGGCAGCGTTTGCCCCTCTTACACACGTTCCTCAAGAAGTCTCTGCAGACCCCGTCCGGGGCCGGTTCTGACCCCGAGCCCCCGGCTCCACCTCCCCCGCAGTTGTTCCCATTCCCCAGGGCCCCTCCTCCACCCATGCCCCCAGAACCAGAGCCACTGTCTTCACCTCCTGCGGATCCCCCCCGGCCTTCTCCCGTGCCCCCTCCTAAACCAGACCCCACTTCCTCGCTCACACTAGTACCCACCCCGCCGCTGCTCCCACCACCACCTGACAGGTAGGTGCTGTCCCGGTCAGGCATGGCGCTTGGCCCAGCGCAAGGGGAACACAGCACTCATGTGTGTGGGCAAGTGACTTATYCTGAAAGCCTTTTCTGTTCCATGATAATGACTGTAGCTCAGATTCTCTTTGGACCAATGCAATCCTTTACCATGGCATCTGAAAGATacatgtcaagttggttgttaacAAGTTTAAATATATTCTGTGTGACCGTTATCTAGCTAGATAGTTAAATAAATCTACACATAGGCAATGGCATCTGYGAGAACAAACGCTTGCAATTAAAATCATTGATTGGACAAACACAGAAGTGAGTGGAAAGTATAATTATACAGACCAAATGCCCGGTACAGGGACATTAAACAACAAGGCTCCAGAGTGGGTAAGGCACTAAGTAGGCGTCACTACTGACACAGGTTCGATAccgtctgtatcacaaccggccgtgattgtgagtcgcataggccggcgcacaattggcccagcttcatccgggttaggggagggttcggcCAGGGGAGGGTTCGGCCAGGGGGGGGCTTTacaagtaggctgtcattgtaaataagaatgtgctcttaactgacttgcctagttaaacacaggttaaataagaaaagaaaaaaagaaagacaatCTCTGTTGAGACTAACATAACTAGCTAGTCTTGGCTATAGGCAACAGACTCTTGCTGTTTAAGAGGTAAATAGCAACCTTGGCCCTAACAAGCTGGTTAGCTAAACAACATGTTAACTAGCGACATAACGTTAGcccctgggctcccgagtggcgcagcggtctaatgcatatcagtgctagaggcgtcactacagaccctggttcgattccaggctgtatcacaaccggtcgtgattgtgagccccgtagggcggcgcacaattggcccagcgtcgtccgcgtTATTTTTTGGgagtaggccgttattgtaaataagaatgtgttcttaactgacttgcctaggtaaataaaaaaataaaaaaaatatatatatatattaaatcaaGGCCTAGCCCAGGTTGCTTAGCCGGGAGGGTAGCTGAAGGAGAGCTATCTAACGTTATAGCTattaatatagctagctaaccgGTGCATATttttgtggctagctagctaacgcaacCGTACAAGCTGCAAAGTCACATGGTACAATTGTGCAAGCAAACTATAGATGCAGGCATTCAGCTGCTACAGTGTGTTGAAGATGTCTGGTTACACAGCTAAGGTTAGCTATATACATTACCTATGACTAGCCGTCAAAGAACTTACCAAAATKATGACTTCAGGAGCATTTAACGCAGAAGGAACGGTGTACTTTCGATGTCAGCTGATGGTATTTCTATTTTACGAATGTGAGACAAATGTTTAACTATCATTCCTATGGCCTTTTAACACATTATTTAAGTCGTGTTGTTTGGTCCTCCAAAGACTCAAAACAAAACCACCAGAGAAGAAGATTTTCTACCTCTACTGTTCCAAAATATTTCCACATCGTCCTGCAGATTTGCTGCCATCTACTGGACGTAGGGGATGAAAACAAACACCAGACTTTCTGCGCTTGCGCTAATTCTAATTATTCTATGATAATATGGCGGCCCGCAAACAATCGTTAAAGTgaatgccgccacctactgtgttgGAATGTACGATCAATCATGATCTGCCCAATTCTGTACTACCATGAAAATAAAATTCAAAACCAAATAAATCCCTTAATAAATTAACTTCTACCACACCCTCCCCCCAAAACACCTCCCCAACTCCATTAAAGTTGATATatatatcatgctgaaacactccaCCCTTAGGATTGTTCAGCATGTCCTTGCTTCCTACCCTGGCCATCTTTATGCTTTCTTTGCTAGACGTTCCACTGCTttctgtatcatgatctctcttcttcctgtctttccACTACCGACCGCCTGTGCTAATTACGACATCCGAGCGCCTCTTGTGGGGTGATTACGACACGAGGGAAAAGATGGCGGAAGTGGATGCTGAGTTCGAATCAAGCAGCGCGTCGAGCAAAGTTGGTGAAGACAAATGTKTTGAATRGACAACAGTARTAGTGAAAACtggaacaaaaataaaattggcTAAAATTGGAGTGGAGGATAMGTGTATGAATGATAATGAAWYACTTCTTGTTGTAATGCgtttgttgagtaaggatgcaTATGTGGGGAAAACACGTTTGAGGTGTCAAATTGTTAAGTATGCGCTGGGAAAAGTGGAGTGGAGTCTGTCAGCGACCAGGAGTGAccttattttgattaattgtatttCTGAAGAACAGAGTAAGATTGCAGTGAGCCTCAAAAGAATCCKAACAACAGAGGTTTTGTGTTTTGAACTTTGGAGTAGAGCACCCRTCAAAGGAGTCATCTCAGGGGTGAAAATCGATGTTCAGGTTGAATATCTGAAGACAATTCCCAGtgggtgaatggagaaaaataagaaagTCTGCCGGTCCTGTTGTTTTTTGATAAAGAGCAAATATTAAAATAATTGAGAATACAAGTTGCTAGTGAAGATCTGTAGTGGATACACCACAGCTTGTAGAAATGTTGCTGCCAGTCAAAAGATACCCTGTGTTAAAAGGATTTTTGCATCATTGCCACAGTATAAACTTACGGCTCAAGCTCAAAGAAGTCTAAAACTGGACATTATTGTGCTGCGGCAGAAACGTTTTGGGTCTAATGGTACTGCGTCAGTAGACCCGCTTTCCCAGGTCCCTTTGACCTGTGTAGGATCAGATCTGTTACATTTAACAGAAAACTTGTTTgattagtttatttatttttttcgttTTATTTAGTTANNNNNNNNNNNNNNNNNNNNNNNNNNNNNNNNNNNNNNNNNNNNNNNNNNNNNNNNNNNNNNNNNNNNNNNNNNNNNNNNNNNNNNNNNNNNNNNNNNNNNNNNNNNNNNNCATACATTCCGCATTGTAGAAGCTTGGTTATGTAAGATACGCTGTAAGATATTTCATTCCAAACCATTGCAGTGTAAGCTTTGTAAAGaatttggccatgtttcaagtATGTGCAGACGGAAAGAGTATATTGAAGAATGGTGTGTTGAAGGAGACAgcgttgcaattgtggtgggatcATGATCCCGCGTTCATgagtgccctgtaagggtgaaggagattgACGTGGCAAAAGTTAGAGCAGTCTATCGAATCTCCTATCGGAGGCGAATAAATAATTGAGAATACAAGTGATGCTAGTGAAGATCTGGTAGTGGATACACCACAGCttgtagtaaatgtttgctgccagTCAAAAGATACCTGTGTGTTAAAAAGGTGGATTTTTGCATTCATTGCCAAAGTTATAAACTGTACGGCTCAAGTCTCAAAGAAGTCTAAGAACTGGACATTATTTGTGCTGCGGCAGAAACGTTTGGGGGCTTAAGGTACTGGCGTCAGTAGACC
Coding sequences within:
- the LOC111966148 gene encoding zinc finger CCCH domain-containing protein 10, with product MPDRDSTYLSGGGGSSGGVGTSVSEEVGSGLGGGTGEGRGGSAGGEDSGSGSGGMGGGGALGNGNNCGGGGAGGSGSEPAPDGVCRDFLRNVCKRGKRCRFKHPDFNEVPDLGVQKNEFVFCHDYQNKECVRSNCRFVHGSKEDEDYYKKSGELPLRLRGKVAAGLGLSPMDLPHSRGEVPICRDFLKGECQRGNKCKFRHVKKDNEYEPARVGVGSVLGPGASGMVNTGGGVGVGACGGMAGLVGGGGGGNMMGMGCPSLGGCRDPGILGVGGVGVSGIGGCISMGASGPHRFDRGPCSAYDPLFESGLYETSPLEAPVDHTMLQLKRRRLEGLRLDGNGGGHYELGVQAALSPRPLEYRFLEEENTLLRRRVDELKKQVSNLMATNEVLLEQNAQFRSQTKVSVMTLSSTPAPSEQTMASPVGSVSSYNHSIAQTHTTLSSAGLQPRTVTLTQQDLVAPTGAVTVPPSNAAPSSAPLPHLNPEITPLSAALVQTIAQGMVPPVSMAPVTVSVAPVAVSMAQPLPGITISHATSPMVSYPIASQSMRITTIPH